GAAAAAAATTAATTCAGAGTGGAATGAATATGAACTTAGCGCAGATTGGAACAAAGATGCTAAAGAGGTTATGAAAGTTTATATAAATGCAATAAATGCAAAAGATATAGATACTATGAAAGAATGTATTTTTACTTGTAAAAATTATGACCATGTATATCTTGGTTTTTCTATTCCTTCAAAAGGTATATTAAATAATATTAAATATATAAAATACATAGACTCAGAGGAAGCTACTTTTAGACCAGTTGAAGGTAAATTAAAAAACGGAAAAAGTATAATGTTTAAAGAAGGAAAGACTCTCGACGTTACATATGATGTTAAATATAAAATAGATAATCAACCTGAAGAATCTGGTATAAATGATTTTCGATATACTTTAGCTAAGGATGATGAAGGCAGATATAAGATAATAGAAGCTGGTTATTAATGGATGTTATATAAAACATTAACTTCAATTAAGTTTCTGAATAGTTACGATATTTCATGGAAGTAACTTATTAAAAATGCTCCTAAATTACTTTTATTGTACTTAGGAGCATTTTTAATCTTATAAGTTTACTATAATTAGAAATGATAAAAATATAATAATTAATATAGTTATAATTAACGCAATTATGTTAAGTATTTTATTCATTTTTTGATTTGATTTAAATAATTTGCTAATTAAAAAATAAATTGCAATACCTATGATGCCACCGAACGTATTACCTATAAAGTCTGTTATATCAGATGCACCTATAGCAAATACAAATTGCAATACTTCATATATAAAACTAACTGAAGCTATAGGTAATATTTTATTTAAAAGGCTCCATTTATTATTTATCATACATATGTAAATTCCAAAAGGAATAAATACTATCACATTATAAATTATTTCTTTTATATCAATTTTACCATTAACAATCATAGATCTATGAAATGGTATTAAGTTAAAGTTCCTTACACCTACTAAACTATGAAATGAAAATTGCATTTTAAATAAAATAATCCATGTTAGTACTAAAAAATACAATGAAAATAATCCAATAGTAAATTTTTTTGACTATTATTTTTTTCTTTTATCATGTTAAAACCTCTCCCCTACAAAGCATTTCCCTAAATGATTATAAACCTAATTAATTTATTTTACAAATTAAAAAATATCCAATAAAACTTATGAAAATTGAAAATTTTAATAAAATAATAACTCTAATATGTAATTTTTATATTCGATATATAAAGTACTATTTAAAGTATTTATCTTAAAAAAAAACAAATACTATTAATATAAAATTTATAGGAGGTCTTTATGTATAAAAAAATACTATGTGTAACTGCAGCTTTTATGCTTTGCACTAATATAGCCTTTGCTAATCCTAAAAAAAGTTTAAGTGATGTTGATACAATTTCTAATTCATTAAATACAGTTTTTTT
Above is a genomic segment from Romboutsia lituseburensis containing:
- a CDS encoding VanZ family protein, whose product is MYFLVLTWIILFKMQFSFHSLVGVRNFNLIPFHRSMIVNGKIDIKEIIYNVIVFIPFGIYICMINNKWSLLNKILPIASVSFIYEVLQFVFAIGASDITDFIGNTFGGIIGIAIYFLISKLFKSNQKMNKILNIIALIITILIIIFLSFLIIVNL
- a CDS encoding DUF4829 domain-containing protein → MKKENIIIILILIVFGMFLMKDTYKQKKINSEWNEYELSADWNKDAKEVMKVYINAINAKDIDTMKECIFTCKNYDHVYLGFSIPSKGILNNIKYIKYIDSEEATFRPVEGKLKNGKSIMFKEGKTLDVTYDVKYKIDNQPEESGINDFRYTLAKDDEGRYKIIEAGY